In one Lysobacter alkalisoli genomic region, the following are encoded:
- a CDS encoding acyl-CoA thioesterase: protein MTVRWSDLDAFNHVNNSRYLTFLEEARLCWMIGVPGQGLEDGVAPVVAAAHLNYRRPIEWPANIAIELFVERLGNTSLSIGHRIVDEGNDDTLYCDGNVVMVWIDRATGQAAPLPDAVREACSTG, encoded by the coding sequence ATGACGGTGCGCTGGAGCGATCTCGACGCCTTCAATCACGTCAACAATTCGAGGTACCTGACGTTCCTGGAAGAAGCACGCCTGTGCTGGATGATCGGCGTGCCGGGCCAGGGGCTGGAAGATGGCGTGGCACCGGTGGTCGCCGCCGCCCACCTCAACTACCGGCGCCCGATCGAGTGGCCGGCCAATATCGCGATCGAGCTGTTCGTCGAGCGCCTTGGCAACACCAGCCTGAGCATCGGCCATCGCATCGTCGACGAGGGCAACGACGACACGCTGTACTGCGACGGCAACGTGGTGATGGTCTGGATCGACCGCGCCACCGGCCAGGCCGCGCCACTGCCCGACGCCGTGCGCGAGGCCTGCTCGACAGGGTAA
- a CDS encoding DUF4139 domain-containing protein has translation MPGYALVDRNLRYELAAGSNAISASNVPPSMDVEAALLRPESGNVNIIGQRYVAALSGTDDVLGRAIGRRVTVEHTAGSAKQTDSGILLAASDGLSLALNDGRIKVIRDYDNFSIAATGNTLPREANLQWTVEAEQAGDASFVLSYPMSGMAWRAEYLATIAPGADCSLALDGAALVINRSGVGFDNANLTLVAGQPARARQSGYMGDRYRAEVAADFAMAAAAPPMPVVRGSGEYHAYVVPGTSRVSNGAVERLPLFAPRQAVACSRDYVTDAGTSDWTPPRPMLAPDQRGLTGSMPVNVSVSFDNDREAGLGQPLPAGRVRVFDGSDFLGESMLGHTPAGNEVRLRVGKAFDITADREATAFNVDNNRRRITESFAVTVRNAKDEEVTVRVLEPMQRWRDWEITASSLPAQKKDAQNVEFEVPVPAQGETRLTYTVRYQWPEGVRP, from the coding sequence ATGCCCGGGTATGCCCTCGTCGATCGCAATCTGCGCTACGAGCTCGCCGCCGGCAGCAACGCGATCAGTGCCAGCAATGTGCCTCCCTCGATGGACGTGGAAGCAGCGTTGCTTCGCCCCGAGAGCGGAAACGTCAACATCATCGGCCAGCGCTACGTGGCCGCATTGTCGGGGACCGATGACGTCCTCGGCCGTGCCATCGGCCGCCGGGTCACGGTGGAGCACACGGCCGGCAGCGCAAAGCAGACCGACAGCGGCATTCTGCTCGCCGCCAGCGACGGCCTCAGCCTCGCGCTCAACGATGGCCGCATCAAGGTCATCCGCGATTACGACAACTTCAGCATCGCTGCCACCGGCAACACCCTGCCGCGCGAAGCGAACCTGCAGTGGACGGTGGAGGCCGAACAGGCCGGCGATGCCAGCTTCGTGCTCAGCTACCCGATGAGCGGCATGGCGTGGCGGGCCGAGTACCTGGCCACGATCGCGCCCGGCGCCGACTGCAGCCTGGCCTTGGACGGCGCCGCGCTGGTGATCAACCGCTCCGGCGTGGGGTTCGACAATGCCAATCTGACCCTGGTGGCCGGCCAACCTGCACGCGCCCGCCAGAGCGGGTACATGGGTGACCGCTACCGCGCGGAGGTCGCGGCCGACTTCGCGATGGCTGCAGCGGCTCCGCCGATGCCGGTCGTCCGCGGTTCGGGCGAGTACCACGCCTACGTGGTGCCGGGCACGAGCCGGGTCAGCAACGGTGCGGTCGAGCGGCTGCCGCTGTTCGCGCCGCGCCAGGCCGTCGCCTGCTCGCGTGACTACGTAACCGATGCCGGGACCAGCGACTGGACGCCACCGCGCCCCATGCTCGCCCCTGACCAGCGCGGCCTGACCGGCAGCATGCCGGTCAATGTCAGCGTGTCGTTCGACAATGATCGTGAAGCCGGACTCGGCCAACCGCTGCCGGCCGGTCGCGTGCGTGTGTTCGACGGCAGCGACTTCCTCGGCGAATCGATGCTCGGCCACACCCCTGCCGGCAACGAGGTCCGGCTGCGGGTCGGCAAGGCGTTCGACATCACCGCCGACCGCGAAGCGACCGCCTTCAATGTCGACAACAACCGTCGCCGCATCACCGAGTCGTTCGCGGTCACCGTACGCAATGCCAAGGACGAAGAGGTCACCGTGCGTGTGCTCGAACCGATGCAGCGCTGGCGCGACTGGGAAATCACCGCCAGCAGCCTGCCGGCACAGAAGAAGGATGCACAGAACGTGGAATTCGAAGTGCCGGTGCCGGCCCAGGGCGAAACCCGCCTGACCTACACGGTCCGTTACCAGTGGCCGGAGGGCGTGCGCCCATGA
- the uvrA gene encoding excinuclease ABC subunit UvrA, with protein sequence MDTIRIRGARTHNLKNVDLDLPRDKLIVITGLSGSGKSSLAFDTIYAEGQRRYVESLSAYARQFLSVMEKPDVDHIEGLSPAISIEQKSTSHNPRSTVGTITEIYDYLRLLYARVGTPRCPDHHYPLEAQTVSQMVDQVIALADKPGSTDGDHAGQRWMLLAPVVRDRKGEHAQVFEQLRAQGYVRVRVDGEVHEIDAVPPLALRQKHTIEAVVDRFRPREDMKQRLAESFETALKLGDGMASVASLDDPEAEPLLFSSRYSCPVCDFALPDLEPRLFSFNAPAGACSHCDGLGVAQFFDPTRVVIHPELGLSAGAVRGWDRRNAYYFQMIQSLAKHYDFDVDTPWQALPENVRNAVLFGSGEEQIAFTYLTDGGSRTQRKHRFEGIVPNLERRYRETESSAVREELSKYISERPCPECGGARLNRAARNVFVAERPLPEIVVMPVDEALAFFQALELPGWRGEIAVKIVKEIADRLRFLVDVGLDYLTLERKADSLSGGEAQRIRLASQIGAGLVGVMYVLDEPSIGLHQRDNERLLGTLTRLRDLGNTVIVVEHDEDAIRMADHIVDIGPGAGVHGGEIIAQGQLQDVLEAPRSLTGQYLSGRKRIEIPAKRNKPNPKAIAHLRGACGNNLKDVDLGIPAGLLTCVTGVSGSGKSTLINDTLYAIAANELNGASQTAAAHASVENIELFDKVVDIDQSPIGRTPRSNPATYTGLFTPLRELFAQVPESRARGYAAGRFSFNVRGGRCEACQGDGLIKVEMHFLPDVYVPCDVCGGKRYNRETLEILYKGYNIHDVLEMTVEDALELFENIPAIARKLETLIDVGLSYIKLGQSATTLSGGEAQRVKLSKELSRRDTGRTLYILDEPTTGLHFHDIEHLLAVLHRLRDDGNTVVVIEHNLDVIKTADWIVDLGPEGGHRGGQIIATGTPEEIAAMPHSHTGRFLAPLLEIANDGAANPASAPPARRRAPRKKKTTA encoded by the coding sequence ATGGATACCATCCGCATCCGCGGCGCGCGGACGCATAACCTCAAGAACGTCGACCTCGACCTGCCCCGCGACAAACTGATCGTGATCACCGGGCTGTCGGGCTCGGGCAAGTCGTCGCTGGCGTTCGACACCATCTACGCCGAAGGCCAGCGCCGCTACGTCGAGTCGCTGTCGGCCTACGCGCGGCAGTTCCTGTCGGTGATGGAGAAACCCGATGTCGATCACATCGAGGGCCTGTCGCCGGCGATCTCGATCGAGCAGAAGTCGACTTCGCACAACCCTCGCTCCACGGTCGGCACGATCACCGAGATCTACGACTATCTGCGCCTGCTCTATGCCCGCGTCGGCACGCCGCGCTGCCCGGACCACCATTACCCGCTGGAGGCCCAGACCGTCAGCCAGATGGTCGACCAGGTGATCGCGCTCGCAGACAAGCCCGGCTCCACCGATGGCGATCATGCAGGGCAGCGCTGGATGCTGCTGGCGCCGGTGGTCCGCGATCGCAAGGGCGAGCATGCCCAGGTGTTCGAGCAACTGCGCGCGCAGGGCTACGTGCGTGTCCGCGTCGATGGCGAAGTGCACGAGATCGACGCGGTGCCGCCGTTGGCCCTGCGCCAGAAGCACACGATCGAGGCCGTGGTCGACCGCTTCCGCCCGCGCGAGGACATGAAACAGCGCCTGGCCGAGTCGTTCGAGACCGCGCTCAAGCTCGGCGACGGCATGGCCTCGGTGGCCTCGCTCGACGATCCCGAGGCGGAGCCGCTGCTGTTCTCCTCGCGCTACAGCTGTCCGGTCTGCGACTTCGCCCTGCCCGACCTGGAGCCGCGGCTGTTCTCGTTCAATGCTCCGGCCGGTGCCTGCTCGCACTGCGACGGCCTCGGCGTGGCGCAGTTCTTCGACCCGACGCGGGTGGTGATCCATCCCGAACTCGGATTGTCCGCCGGCGCGGTGCGCGGCTGGGATCGCCGTAACGCCTACTACTTCCAGATGATCCAGTCGCTGGCGAAGCACTATGACTTCGACGTCGACACCCCATGGCAGGCACTGCCCGAAAACGTGCGCAACGCAGTGCTGTTCGGCAGCGGTGAGGAGCAGATCGCCTTCACCTACCTGACCGATGGAGGCAGCCGCACCCAGCGCAAGCACCGCTTCGAGGGCATCGTGCCCAACCTCGAACGCCGTTACCGCGAGACCGAGTCGTCGGCGGTACGCGAGGAACTGTCCAAGTACATCAGCGAGCGCCCCTGCCCCGAATGCGGCGGCGCACGCCTGAACCGCGCTGCGCGCAACGTGTTCGTCGCCGAGCGCCCGTTGCCCGAGATCGTGGTGATGCCGGTCGACGAGGCACTGGCGTTCTTCCAGGCACTGGAGCTGCCGGGCTGGCGTGGCGAGATCGCGGTCAAGATCGTCAAGGAGATCGCCGACCGGCTGCGCTTCCTGGTCGACGTCGGCCTCGACTACCTCACCCTCGAACGCAAGGCTGACTCGCTGTCCGGCGGCGAGGCGCAGCGTATCCGCCTGGCCAGCCAGATCGGCGCCGGCCTGGTCGGGGTGATGTACGTGCTCGACGAGCCTTCGATCGGGCTGCACCAGCGCGACAATGAGCGCCTGCTTGGCACACTGACCCGACTGCGCGACCTCGGCAACACGGTGATCGTGGTCGAGCACGACGAGGACGCGATCCGGATGGCCGACCACATCGTCGACATCGGCCCCGGCGCCGGCGTGCACGGCGGCGAGATCATCGCCCAGGGTCAGCTGCAGGACGTGCTGGAGGCACCCCGCTCGCTGACCGGCCAGTACCTCAGCGGGCGCAAACGGATCGAGATCCCGGCCAAGCGCAACAAGCCCAATCCCAAGGCGATCGCGCACCTGCGTGGCGCCTGCGGCAACAACCTCAAGGATGTCGATCTCGGCATCCCCGCCGGGCTGCTGACCTGCGTCACCGGCGTATCCGGTTCGGGCAAGTCGACCCTGATCAACGACACCCTGTACGCGATCGCGGCGAACGAACTCAACGGCGCCTCGCAGACCGCGGCGGCGCATGCCTCGGTCGAGAACATCGAGCTGTTCGACAAGGTGGTCGACATCGACCAGTCGCCGATCGGTCGCACCCCGCGCTCCAACCCGGCCACCTACACCGGTCTGTTCACTCCGCTGCGCGAGCTGTTCGCGCAGGTGCCGGAGTCGCGCGCACGCGGCTACGCGGCCGGCCGATTCAGCTTCAACGTCCGCGGCGGCCGCTGCGAGGCCTGCCAGGGCGACGGTCTGATCAAGGTCGAAATGCACTTCCTGCCCGATGTCTACGTACCCTGCGACGTCTGCGGCGGCAAACGCTACAACCGCGAGACGCTGGAAATCCTCTACAAGGGCTACAACATCCACGACGTGCTGGAGATGACCGTCGAGGACGCACTGGAGCTGTTCGAGAACATTCCGGCGATCGCGCGCAAGCTCGAAACCCTGATCGACGTCGGCCTGAGCTACATCAAGCTCGGCCAAAGCGCGACCACGCTGTCCGGCGGCGAGGCGCAGCGTGTGAAGCTGTCGAAGGAATTGTCGCGCCGCGACACCGGCCGCACGCTGTACATCCTCGATGAGCCGACGACCGGCCTGCACTTCCACGACATCGAGCACCTGCTCGCGGTGCTGCACCGGCTTCGCGACGACGGCAACACGGTGGTGGTGATCGAGCACAACCTGGACGTGATCAAGACCGCCGACTGGATTGTCGACCTCGGCCCCGAAGGCGGCCACCGCGGCGGCCAGATCATCGCCACCGGCACACCCGAGGAGATCGCTGCCATGCCCCATTCGCACACCGGCCGTTTCCTCGCACCGTTGCTGGAGATCGCCAATGACGGGGCTGCCAATCCAGCCTCCGCCCCCCCGGCACGTCGCCGCGCACCCCGCAAGAAGAAAACCACCGCATGA
- a CDS encoding enoyl-CoA hydratase/isomerase family protein encodes MNGELVETLHHGEVTELRLARAPVNALDPALCDALRGAVAAAVEDGAHGIVLSGGPKVFSAGLDVPYLLSLGDDKAALKAAWESFFTAAEALAACPVPVAAAIAGHAPAGGCVLALCCDYRVMASGPFRIGLNETRVGLVAPEGIQRLMRRVVGPYRAERLLVAGEMVDAQQALDFGMVDELADIDTVAQRARDWLEQLLALPREAMLQTRAIARADIAAALEPELIQLDVFIDRWYDEGTQQALKALVASLGK; translated from the coding sequence ATGAACGGCGAGCTGGTCGAAACCCTCCATCACGGCGAGGTGACCGAGCTCCGGCTCGCGCGGGCGCCGGTCAATGCTCTCGACCCGGCCCTGTGCGACGCCCTGCGCGGGGCTGTGGCCGCGGCGGTAGAGGACGGCGCGCACGGCATCGTCCTCAGCGGTGGTCCCAAGGTGTTCTCCGCCGGCCTCGACGTGCCCTATCTGTTGTCGCTGGGCGATGACAAGGCGGCACTGAAAGCCGCCTGGGAATCGTTCTTCACTGCCGCCGAGGCGCTCGCCGCATGTCCGGTGCCGGTGGCGGCGGCGATCGCCGGTCATGCCCCGGCCGGCGGCTGCGTGCTGGCGCTGTGCTGCGATTATCGGGTAATGGCATCGGGCCCATTCCGGATCGGCCTCAACGAGACCCGGGTCGGCCTGGTCGCGCCGGAAGGTATCCAGCGGTTGATGCGCCGCGTGGTCGGTCCGTACCGCGCGGAGCGACTGCTGGTCGCCGGCGAGATGGTCGATGCGCAGCAGGCGCTGGACTTCGGCATGGTCGACGAACTGGCCGATATCGACACGGTCGCACAGCGTGCGCGGGATTGGCTGGAACAGTTGCTGGCGCTGCCGCGCGAGGCGATGCTGCAGACCCGTGCGATCGCCCGCGCCGACATTGCCGCCGCATTGGAACCGGAACTGATCCAGCTCGATGTCTTCATCGACCGCTGGTACGACGAGGGCACCCAGCAGGCGTTGAAAGCGCTGGTCGCCAGCCTGGGGAAATAA